The sequence AAGTCAAAATAAGTGGTTGACTGCTTGCCCTAAGAAGTCAGTAAGGGTGACTGACTATTTTGGCTTTAAGAGTAGAGGGTAGCTAGCTATTAGTCCTAAGAATAGAGAGGGGATTGGTTGGTTGGCTTAAAGGTAGAGGATGGCTACATCATACTCCCCTTCATAAAGAAAACTTTCCCTCAAGTTTCAAGTGGAGAATAAGGTTTCAAATGCTTCACATTGAAGGCATTAGAAATATGTGTAGCCATTGTCATTGATTTTAGTCAACACTTTGCATGAACCCATTTTCCTTGCTCCCAACTAGGAATAGGAGTCATGAGGATGCCTTTCCTCAATCAAAATCACCCATACAAGGCTCCCTTCCTTAAAAATTAGTTTCCTTAAATGAATATCAGCAACAATGCTGTTATTTGCATTTGAATGTTCAATCCTTTCCTTGACTTGTGCATGGACATAATTAGatgtgtcaattcgggttaccATGTCGTGTCAAGGCAAGGATATTAGGCCAAATGGCTCAGCCCAAacctaacccatttaataattgtGTCATGATCTTTCAACCCTAACACTATTGGTTAATGAAGCAGGTTAACACAACATGATCCAATTGGcacgtttaataaacgggttgtATTGGGTTAACACAAATTCAATCAATTTAATCCGTTTCAAAAAAGCACCtaattaatattgttataaatttaCTACAAATTTAATAGAAACTCATAAATAAAACCTATGAGTTTCTATTGTTTCTATTAAATGCTATTAACAAGTTGGTAATGGTAAGTGAAAAGTGATGGGCAAAAGAGAGAACTAATAAAAACTTGCTCAACTCaattctagtaaaaaaaaaatttgttaagagTTGTTGAGCATGAAACATTACCCTCAATTGCCAATAGTTATggaaacttaaaattaaaaaaaaaaattatatatatatatatataaatatatattaatagatgACTAAAGACAtagatatataataaattaaaaaaaaaaatttatggaaaaagaacAGTTAATTTCTTTATcgatttttatatttcttataaatatgatgttaaaattttttcaaaataaattattaacaattattttaagtATACTGGTTAACGtgttccaaaaaaattaataaaattttcacaaacgCCACCTACCCAACAATTGGTAAAACTTCTCCAACTGTGAAAgttgtttttaataaattattatcaGTATTCAACTTAAAAAGCCTTGCACTGGCCCACCACTACCAAAGTccagtatttatttattttttcttttgttgagaaGAAAACAGAATAAATTTCATTAGTCTagaatatactttttttttttcttggttatgaAAACGACCAAAAGGCTTGTGATGTTGTGGCACAAATCAACGTTTGCAGACCAACGGCCCAgattaatttacaatttttttttttttttgagaatcagatTAATTTACAATTCCGTTTTCACATTCATACAATATTCACTCGGtcttgttatcaaaaaaaaaaatatatatatatatattcactcGGTCTTTGACAGACTTCACTCGCATATAAAGTAATATATACTCATAGATTCAACAAAGTGAGTTTCTTAGGTTttagagagaagaagagaaagttgatcaaaagagagagagagagagagaaaatggcGTTGGCAAAGGCTAAGGAGATCGTTTCGTCCAATCCCGTCGCAGTTTTCAGGTCTCTCTTTAatccctctttcttttttgtgctatttttatataaaaaagatcgtttggttttactttttttgttgttgttgttgttgcaattGATGGTTTATAAATTCCAATGAATCTCACAGCAAGACATTCTGTCCTTACTGCGTGACCGTGAAGCAGCTCTTGACTCAATTGGGTGTCACTTTCAAGGCTATTGAGTTGGACACTGAAAGTTAGTTTTCAATCTTTTTGCTTTCATGTGATTTAATTTGATTGCAATTAGGCCAAAtataattgggtttttttttttttttttttttcctctcagaTATTTGTTCCCTTTTAGATTAATTTACACAAATTTAACAGTTGTACATGATGTTATGTCATTTGAAACCTTTTACTATCAAGTATTACTTCTTATTTGGTAGAATGAGATTTTAAAATGGTGTGACATTTTATGCACCTCTAGATTTGTTGAAATTGTGTCTTATATATGGAgagaattttatgccaatgaGATTTTTGGCTGAATGACAAAAAGTGTCTTATGTAATGGGTGTATGCAACACTCCTCTCACATGTATATAGGACAATCCAGACATGCGAATCCTACATACATGTGAGAGTGATGTTGCATATACCCATTTCGTTGATACCGTCTCCAAAAATTGGTGGAAAGTGAGGTCAAGGGTCCAAAAACTCACTAGGTTGCATGGGTAAGTTATGCAAAGTGTAGAGAATCTTAATCCTTGAATCTCACATTTCTATGTTGTTGTGTAAAGGATGCAACTTTTGCAAACTTGAGCAATTTGGCATACTTTTACTTATGCACCATTCTAACTAACTATGGAATATGGATGCTGTACTAGCATACTTTTAGTCTAACAGCGCTATCGTGCTTTAGAAGAATTTGATAGCCTGTATGCTTGATATGTAATGATGCCATCATGCATAAAATTTGTCAAGCTCTAGTTTTAAAGAGTGATTGTTATCATGATTCttttagaaataatattttttcttaaaagtgaACATCATAGTGTTGATTGTTCATCACGTTATAGAAGCAGGACCTTTGTAACCATACATGTGAAAATTTATAATGTCAATAGATAAGAAACTTATTATGGACTTTCTGACTTCTTGAAGGTGATGGAAGTGAAATTCAAGCTGCACTTGCAGAGTGGACTGGACAGAAGACTGTGCCCAATGTATTCATTGGCGGGAATCACATTGGTGGCTGCGACAGTAAGATCTTGATCCCTAAAACAAACTATAGGCTCCCTATTTGCACTTGTATTTGCATTTAAATATAATGaacatatgtttttattttggtccttcTATAGATAATATTATTCTCTTTTATTGTTTTGCAGAAACTACAGCATTGAACAATGAAGGAAAGCTGGTCCCTCTGCTGACTCAAGCTGGAGCTGTTGCTAAGCTTACTGCTTAAATAAATGCAGTTTTCTAATATGTGTCTGCTATCTAATATTGTGGTGTTCGTGCCCTCTCTAATAAAACTTCTGCATAACTTTTATAAACTTTCttgaaaaacataaataatattgaACTTGGAAGTTCTATATTGAGGTTCTAGTGGGTATTTGATATTTTTACCTGCATTTATATACATAACTTTTTGTCTACTATGGGTGTTTGCAATTTGTTACATGGATTGAAGACAGTTGAGCCAACACCTCTACCTCCTTGGTGTACCAAATGGCTTGCCTGTTTATGTGCCGGCTTGAGTAATTCTTTGAAACCTTGATTggttaaaattttccaatttacACTTAAGTTCGTCCTTAAAATCCTGACTTGCCAATTCGAAGAAAACAATAAGGCTTCTTCTTCGCCTGTAAAATCGACTTTTGCCAGCCTCTCTGTTGAGGCTGTCATAAGATTTTGATTTAAAatgatagatatatatatatatatatatatatatatataacaatgtGCTCCGCGACCTACTTGTAATGGAGATGGATACAATGGTTGTTGAGGTCACAACAGAATACAGGAAgcaaaggataaaaaaaaaaactgataagcCCAAGATACTGCCTAATTCACCGCATAAACATAGTGATCAAACTAACTTGACATGTTGATTGAGCTAAGATTTCAATTAGCTTATTCTCAAGATATACTCCGGAACATACAGTTTTGTTTTCTGTATTTTAGTAGTTAGCCAGAACAGACAACATGGAATTACCCACGGAATGTGTTAATGAAAtggaagtaaataaatctaGGATTTTACTTTTCATGAAAACTTATGAAATATTTCTAGCACAGCTGCACAAGCAAGACTTATACAAAATTCACTTGAAATTAAAAGCCTGTAAGTGATTGGTTAAAATCAGCCTGCTCAATGGGAAAAGCAATTAACAGAATCCAAAATTTGTAGATCACCTCATATatcaaaagatttaaaaaaagaaaaagaaaaggtgctTTAACAAGTCCTAAGCGCCGTTTGGATCCGCGTTTGTCCATGTCTGCCGTTTGTGTTCTGTTATCCCTTGACATTTTTTATCCTGTTTCATTCTTGAGGTAAGACACCTCAAAAAGTATTTAGCACATTCAACTACCCGCCTGCGACAGAGAGAGCCTGAATGTGACTCTGGCGCAGATCAAAATATGTTTGGCTTCACAGGGAATCAAGCCGATATGCCTTCTTATCTTTGACACTGATAAGACTCAGGAAACCGTTTTGACAACAAATAATGCTTTAATTCCACAATTAGTGAAAAAACGCCATAGCAAGGAATATGCATTGATGCTATCAACAAGTACCTTGAATTTAGTATCACAAGAAAATGGATTAGTCACATAATATTAAGTTTGAAAATTAAGCTTCGATGCAAGCTAGAAGCATAAAAAAGATGCTTCAACTACATTCAAGATGTACTCTAGACAAGCAATAGAAGTGAAGGTCAGAACACAATGTCTACCAATGGTATATCATTATCATGATGTTGAAGTAATGGTTTACATGTAATGGATtcagcagagagagagagaaaaaaaaagacatgtaaTGCCTTGAGGTAATGAGTTCCTTTTGACAAACTACAGCTAGAATGCCACTTTTCGATTTATACTTTATAAATTTCTTGAACTTGGCTCACCAGTTTCAAAATGAATAGCTTGCCATGTGGAGCAAACTTCGCTTGAATAAATAATTAGGATAAAATGAAGGTGTAGACATTTTCATGCAAACCTTTTCATGTATAATTAAGTTTGATGAATTGTCTCAAAGCTCAACAATGATTAGATGTCtttcaaacttaaaattttttttttttaaaagatgattAGATGTCCAGACTCAAATGAGATAACATACCATAATGGAGCATATGGTGATGACAAGTCAAGAAATGGGTAAGGCCACCTGTTGAAAAGAGAAATATCATATTTTAGAATTGAACCACTATGTCCTCATATAGGACATAAGAAGAATAAGCAACATTACCAAATTGAGACACAAGCATGAATAATCCACTGCACAATGACATAAACTCCCGTCCATATAACAAAGAATGAAATCCGGTACAAAGGGACCCGCTGAGGCAGCAAGTTGAAATAATTCAATTATGGTATAAAATTAAActacagaaaaataaattaaagggaGAGAAAGCATACAGATATTACCAAGCAATTCAATGCTGTATCACCAAGGAGTAAAACTGCATTGAGTGTATGCATGTTCACGGTAATCTGACATAAAATACAGAGATATTATTCAGCTTAGACGAAACTTACGCAGACATATAACtgtagaaataaaaagaaaggtgAGTAGTAGCAGAGGCTTCACaaacaatttaattaatatCAGCCCAAAAGAATCAACTGTGATGTATCTGTTCCttatttatatttgtgattgaaaaaatTGGGcataatatgaaaattttaaataagtaaaCAGGGCATAACATGAAAAGTTGTGGTCCAAACTATGCCCAGGTGCATTTGGCTATAAATATTAAAtcttaaagtttcaaaattatgAACGTATATGCCACTGCCTGTGCaagaattaagaaataataaatgaattggGTGTAACAAGTGATTTTGTTCAACTTACAATATTGAGATTGTAATCTTGGGTGGTAAGAAACGGAAAAATAATGCACCAATAAACAGAATCAGTGAGCATAACTGCCCCAGCATTCATCTGTGACAAATCAAAGAAAGTAAACACATAAATGACTTGTTATGTATGCATGCAGGCACAAGGAAAGCTGAAATACTTTTCACAACATGCTTGATAGTTTTTACGGAcatccaaattaacaaattatagaATGAATTTTTTGAACATCAAAAGCAATCATGCTAGAAGTACAAATGATTTGTTAACAGCTGACAACTTAGGCATTGCCGACTAAAGCTGTCAATCTCAGTACCCTGTTATCCTATAACAATGCAGTTGCTGATTCAGTGATTCTTAGCAAACAAGCTACCTGGAACATGACTTCAAAGATGTAACTTAAAATGGCTGCAGCTTGgaatacacaatttttttcctgGGGATCTGAAATTCTCCTAGCTTTGGACACATTTGTTGCTTCCCTGTATGTGAGAGTGAGAGGCACATATGGTCCTTGCTCCGCATCTGTCTCAACACAATGAACATTTAAATCCCTTCTGCTTAACAGGTGATAGTGGTAACACCCATATATTGAGAGCAACGATCCACACTACAAAAGAAAGTAAGACAGTAACGTACAGAAGAGATTTAGATTACATTAATCTTAGTGCCTAAAGACACCATGATCAATAGTACCAAACAGTATTGACAGGTTTCACGGGATAGCAAcatgtattttattattgagGTGTTTCAACAGGATGCTTTCAAGAAGGAAAATGGAAAGTATACcgcaaaataaattataagcaAAGTAAAAGTCCACCTGTCCAGATCAAAGAAACATCACAACCCAAAGTTAGAAGAATATAAAAGCCACAATTCACAATTAATTAGGAAGGTGAATAAACAGGAAAATTAGCAtatcatttaaaagaaaatatggacctatataaaaaaaaaaaaaaaaaaaaaaaaaaaaaaaaaaaaaatatagtccTTCAAGATCAGTGAGTTAAAAGAATTTAGAGATGGGTTATGATCAAGCACATTCCAGTGCCCATTGGTAATGAACATACCACttctaaaagagaaaaatgactCATATAGTTCTGTGTGTGTATGCACATGCGCgcgtgtgtgagagagagagagacatttcTGCCCTTCACAAATATTTGTTTCATAGATATCCTATACCATCCAAAAACTTTTAACTGTCCCTGCTCAATACTTCTCAGTTCCTAAACTTCACATTAGTACCAGATGAGATCAAAACTGACAGAAGGCTTACTGAGTATAATAGTAAAATATGCGACCTCCATTGGCAACAACTTTGACAATTAGCGTTCCCAAGAGCCAACAGAATGCAAAAACTCGGAAAGCCAGAAGCCAAATGGGGTGAATTTCTTTGACACTTGGTCTCCATGCTTTGCAATATTGTGAAATCTGGTTTGTGTGAGTTTCTACTCTGTCAGATTTCATATGGTCCAGAATTTCATATTTCCATATCATGAATGATACTATAACCAGAGGCATCACTACCCACACTGCACATAGTAAGACCCTCCATTTCAACCAGTAACTAGGGGAGGTAGCATCAGCAGTACCCTCTAGCTGCATCCTGCTGAAGAATTCCCATGTTACTTCTACTAAATCTCAATTGTCACTCCCTGATATTAATGCTTTGTATGTTTTcatacatttttatataattgagtCAAAACAACAAAAGCACACTACCCAACCCAAACCTTTAGTAAAAAGAACTTTCAGTAAAAGTCTAATGGATAAGATTTTACTAACATATACAAAGAGTTCATTTTTGCTTCTAGGATATACAGATTCTTAAGAATGCACTGGAGAATCTCCATCCATACTTTGCTTGGGTAGCAAGAAAGTTCATAAAAAAGAGATAACTAATAAAGTATAAACCTCTTGAAATGCCAGAAAAATAGGTTTTGTTATTGCAATGCTCCCTTCTAGGCAGTATACATATTAAATTTTTCCACACTCTCCAAACATGTAAGTTTTCATATAGTGTTTCTTATCAATGTTATAATCATTATAACAGCAGTCCTAATCaaaaagcttcttttttttttccatgtattCCCTGATTTTATATCCATTTAAACATATAAAGCCTAAAACTTCCTTATCAATCTAATAAATGAAACCAATTTCTCACTATCTTTCACAAAAGTAATAAATCTCTAAACCCAGCATTCTAAGTGGCAATGCAGTTAATCCACTCTCAGAACTAAAACTCTCACGCAGGTTTTGTAagacaaaatgcaaaaaaagaaaagaaaaaaagaaaaacagaatttATTTCGCTGCAAAATGTTAcacattttttagtattttaccgTGATTGTTTCGTTATAAAATTTGGTTGAATCTGAAAATGTTTTCTGTTGACCATAAAATCCTTTGTAAAATGTTGTAAAACATTCTACCTTGAAAACTTGATAAAGCATTTTACAAAAAACACACAGTAGCTCTTCCCCCACTGGTGGTTGGGTTGCTGGAGCTGACGGTCCAGTCACCAGACCACCAACTCCGGCCACTGTACGGGTGGCTCCGGTGGCTGAGCCACCCATTTTTGTAGTTTgtgcttgaaaatttttacatgTCACACCAAACATATTTTACAGCAaaacagaaaaatcattaacagaaaaaaattatttagtgaGGTACCCCAATGCTCAAGTAACAAACTAACAATAAGACAGATATTATAAGTTTACAAGTGTCAAgctaaaaaaattcttaaaaactACGGGTTTTCACTTGCCCTGTCGGTTACTgagaaagaagtaaaaaaaccaattgaaaATTGGAACACATAGACGCCCACAACAGGCAAAATAATCTATACCCATCA is a genomic window of Quercus lobata isolate SW786 chromosome 2, ValleyOak3.0 Primary Assembly, whole genome shotgun sequence containing:
- the LOC115976626 gene encoding uncharacterized protein LOC115976626 isoform X2, coding for MQLEGTADATSPSYWLKWRVLLCAVWVVMPLVIVSFMIWKYEILDHMKSDRVETHTNQISQYCKAWRPSVKEIHPIWLLAFRVFAFCWLLGTLIVKVVANGGRIFYYYTQWTFTLLIIYFACGSLLSIYGCYHYHLLSRRDLNVHCVETDAEQGPYVPLTLTYREATNVSKARRISDPQEKNCVFQAAAILSYIFEVMFQMNAGAVMLTDSVYWCIIFPFLTTQDYNLNIITVNMHTLNAVLLLGDTALNCLRVPLYRISFFVIWTGVYVIVQWIIHACVSIWWPYPFLDLSSPYAPLWYLLIASMHIPCYGVFSLIVELKHYLLSKRFPESYQCQR
- the LOC115976625 gene encoding glutaredoxin-like, producing the protein MALAKAKEIVSSNPVAVFSKTFCPYCVTVKQLLTQLGVTFKAIELDTESDGSEIQAALAEWTGQKTVPNVFIGGNHIGGCDKTTALNNEGKLVPLLTQAGAVAKLTA
- the LOC115976626 gene encoding uncharacterized protein LOC115976626 isoform X3, with amino-acid sequence MEKLNDGRMQLEGTADATSPSYWLKWRVLLCAVWVVMPLVIVSFMIWKYEILDHMKSDRVETHTNQISQYCKAWRPSVKEIHPIWLLAFRVFAFCWLLGTLIVKVVANGGRIFYYYTQWTFTLLIIYFACGSLLSIYGCYHYHLLSRRDLNVHCVETDAEQGPYVPLTLTYREATNVSKARRISDPQEKNCVFQAAAILSYIFEVMFQMNAGAVMLTDSVYWCIIFPFLTTQDYNLNIITVNMHTLNAVLLLGDTALNCLRVPLYRISFFVIWTGVYVIVQWIIHACVSIWYLLIASMHIPCYGVFSLIVELKHYLLSKRFPESYQCQR
- the LOC115976626 gene encoding uncharacterized protein LOC115976626 isoform X1 gives rise to the protein MEKLNDGRMQLEGTADATSPSYWLKWRVLLCAVWVVMPLVIVSFMIWKYEILDHMKSDRVETHTNQISQYCKAWRPSVKEIHPIWLLAFRVFAFCWLLGTLIVKVVANGGRIFYYYTQWTFTLLIIYFACGSLLSIYGCYHYHLLSRRDLNVHCVETDAEQGPYVPLTLTYREATNVSKARRISDPQEKNCVFQAAAILSYIFEVMFQMNAGAVMLTDSVYWCIIFPFLTTQDYNLNIITVNMHTLNAVLLLGDTALNCLRVPLYRISFFVIWTGVYVIVQWIIHACVSIWWPYPFLDLSSPYAPLWYLLIASMHIPCYGVFSLIVELKHYLLSKRFPESYQCQR